The window AACGCTAGTAGATGCTTCTGTGTGAACTTCTTCTTCACGAGAACCTTGCCCGATGCTTCCAGTGCAACAAGGTGAAATGTCGTCTTGCCCAGGTCGATGCCTACCGAACGAATCTGCATGTCGATGATCCTCCTCTGAAACCGCTGATACTATCCTCCGCCTCAGCGGAGGGTTACAGCGGCGGACCATCTCATTAGCCGACTTAGCAAGAGTTGGCAGGGGCGCACAGCCGCATGCGTGAGTCTCCGCCGCTACTTCGTTCGTATACCGACAAGGGCTTATCCGGAGGGTTCTGCGACGATGTCGGTTCCTGAACACACTTTTATATCAAGAACAAAATGGCTTCTAAGGGAGAAGGCGCTTTGGTCTGGATTGACTCTCTGGCTAACGTTGGGAGCGTCGCTCGTTGTGCTCGGCGGTCGGATGTTGCCCTTGAAGATGGTGGAAGATCACGCGATGACCCCGATGCAGCATGTGATCGGCAGCTTGATCGAGCTCATGATCTTGATCGTGATGATGGGTCTAGTACAACTCATTGCAAGGCGAAGGAGCTATCCAGACTTGGCGGCGCGCGCACCCGACCGGGGCGTTTCCGCCCGGGAGGCGGCGTGGCTATGGGTGTATGCGGCGATCGTGCTGGGCTTCGGTCAATGGCTTGGGTTGCGTCTGTTCGGCGAAGGTATCGGATTGCATCTGAACGGATGCATCAGCGGAGCGACGCGCGTGCAATCGCCTGCAGAGGTTTGGACCTGGGCGATGTACAACGGAGTGTTCTACGCGCTGATACCCTACGTGATATTTCGTAGGCGAGGTTATTCGCGGAGAGACTTGAATCTGGGTTCAGCCGATTGGAAGAATGACACTTTCATCATTCTCCTCGTGCTGCTGATTGGTTGTGGGCTGGAACTGCTAGGGCCGAACATCTTTCGGCTGACTCATCATCAGCAGATTGCGGGTGGAAGCCTTTCCTTCTTCGTTCATCTGCTAGGGACTGATCTGCCGATCATGATCTTTATCTACGCAATCCTTGTGCCGCGTTACTACAGGCTTTTCTCGCCAGCAACTGCTTTTCTACTGGGCGCGGTGAGCTATCCGGCGCTACACATTTTCGAATCGTGGACGAACTACGATACACCGATGCACTCACTCATCTCTGTCATGTTCGCGTTCTTCGTGTTCTTCCCGGCAGGTTTGATGAAGTCCTACCTGACCATGCGAACAGGCAATGCGTGGGTACACATGTGGGCCTACCACGCCTTTACACCGCATGTTATGGTCGATACCCGGCTGGTGGTGAAAGACTTCGGAATTCAGTAAAGATGGAGGAGATCAATGGACTTGAATCCCAAGCGGTCGACAGTATTTGTACTCGGAGCTCTCATGCTCGGCGGACTCATGACCTTTCCAGGTGCCGCTCGCGCCCAGACAAGTGACCCAAACGTCTCCGCTCATTTTGCGTATGACACGAGTGCCGCTCTCAATCTGACGGAGGTCTCAACTCGGGTACAGGATGGGGTGATAGTCCGAGACATCACCTACACCTGGTCAAATGGCGACATTGTTCCGGCTTACCTCATCATTCCAAAGGCGGGCGGGAAGTTTGCAGGCGTGGTCTGGGGCCATTGGCTCATGCCGGGCGCTAGCAACTCCAATCGAGATGAATTCTTACAAGAAGCCATTGCTCTGGCACCCTCAGGCGTCGTTTCACTTCTGGTTGACTCTCCTCAGGCTCGGCCTGGCTTTAAGCCGACACCCAATTCGGTTCTTGTTGCGCAGCAGGTGGTGGACCTGCGTCGAGCTGTGGACCTTCTCCTGTCGCGAGGCGATGTCGATGCGAAAAGGATTGCCTATGTCGGCCACAGCTGGGACGCTGGAACCGGGGCCATCCTCGATGCCTTGGACAAGCGGCTTGCGGCGTTCGTCTTTATGAGCGGACCGCAGTCCATGATGGAGTACGTCCTCACTTCCGACTCGCCCCGTATGGTGCCAATGCGCAAGACCACTGATATGGCAAAAGTGGAGCAGAGCATGAAGGTCACTAGTTGGTCTGACCCTGGCTCTTATGCAGACAAACTCGGTCCCGCACCAGCACTCTTCCAGTATGGTCTCCATGATGAAGAGTGGGTGCCATTGAAGGATGCGAAGGACTATGTTGCTATGGCTTCTGAGCCGAAAACTGTCAAGTATTACGAGGCCGATCACGCACTAAATGCGAAGGCAACTGCAGACCGCGATGCCTTCCTCAGAAAAATACTAGCGGTGACGCAATAAGAGGGTTCGGGCCGCCGGCTATCTTCCGATCACTCCGGATAAACGCTGTTCTCGGATCTTGAGAATTGCTGACGACAACCCGACATATCGAGACTTATAGCGTTGTGGTTTGGAGGCCAGAAAGAGGCTAGAATTTTCGATGAAGTTCATTCCAGTGGGGTATCCATGCTCAGTCTGACCCCTTTCCTCCTGTTTGACGGTATCTGCGAAGAGGCGATGCAGTTCTATCAGTTTTGCTTCGGCGGCGATCTCACCCTGACGCGGCTCGGCAACACTCCTATGAAGGCTCAGTTCTCGCCGGAACAACATCACAAGATCACGTACGCTCATCTTCAAAGCGGGAATGTAGAGTTCTCAGCGACGGATTGGCTGCACCCGATTCATCAGCGACAACTCGGCAATACAACAGCGATGTATGTCACTGGTGACAGCTTGGACGAGCTTTCACCCATCTTTGAGAAACTGCGTGAAGGAGCCGATCAGGAGTTCCTCGTTGAGCTGCGAGAGATGACGTTTGGGTTCTACGGGCGTTTTACGGACCGCTATGGCGTGGAGTGGTACTTCCGCGGTGGTCGTAAGTCCTAAGCAACGCGCTTTTAGGTCGTAGTCTCCAGTGACGAGAGGCGACTTGACGGTAGTCACTGGAATTGTGGTCGCATGCGCAGCGATTCGTTAGAGCATTCCGAATGCGTGTCCAACTAGAACCGGCACTTCCAGTGCGTGGTCGAATTCGAGTACTTTCGCTTGGGGAGCCACATCTCGAGCGGAGCCGACGATCTGCTGTCTAAATGCAGCCAGTTTTGGATCGCCAGCCACGCCCCCGCCGATAAGTATGGCGTCGACCCGCTCGGCTCGCTGTCTTTCACGGAATTCGTCTAGTCCCGTGTCCGGCGATGCGTGCAGGACGTCGTACCGAAATCCAGCATCCTTCATTTGCTGATGGATGGCCGCCAATCGAGCCGCGATCTTTTCGCAGTCGTCCTTCGCGAGCCAGGGTGGCGCAAGCGGTAAGCCAATATGGAGAACTGACAACAAGACTTCTCTCTCCCGCGAATTTGACGGAATAATTCTCAGATAACGAGAAACGCCGTTCTTGTCATCCACAAACCACTGCCGAGATGCCGATTTGTACGGGCCGCCGATAGCTGACTATGCGGCCAAACCCTCAACCTTAGCCTTGGGTCTTGGACGCGTGAGCCATGCTAGGGTCAAGGCAAGCGCTGTAAATAATAGCGGCGCGGCCGCACCGTATTGACGCAGAATGAAGAGACAAACGAGGCTCGCGGCTCCTACACTGCAGGTCAGCATGAGCGCGCCCCAGGCAGTCTGCCGCGGCACAAACAGTAAAACCGATCCTGTGACGTCAAGAAAGCCCGTGAAGTAGCGGAACCACTGCCCCCATCCAAGTGCCGCAAAAAACTCTCGGGTTTGCAGAGTTGCTGTGAGTTTAGCTCCTTCAATGATCAAACAGAACACCCAGGATGATGCGAAGAGCCCAAACAACAAATAATAGGCCTTTACCAGCATTTTCAATGTTCTTCTTCCGCAGAATCAATTATCTACAAACACTAGCACGCGCGCGTGGGCAGGAACGGGCCTATTTGATTATGCTGGGATTCGTACCGAGAAACGCCGATTTCGCCACGTGTAGTCGCTGACGATTGCCCCAGTGTGCATGAAGGAGCACGCATAAAACGTCGTGAAGAACGGATGCCTTGTCGCAACACTACTCGGTCTTCAAAGGTCCGGCGAGGTTGTAGAGGCTGAAGATGACGCCGGAAGGTATTGACTTCGTTGAGACAAGTTCGAAAGACCGCGGGGGAGTTCCTTCCGCAAAGAGGCGCTTTCCGGTGCCCAGGAGTGCCGGATAGACAATCAGAAACACTTCTTCCGCAAGCTCGTGTTCGAGCAGTGCTGACGTTAGGGAAGAGCTACCCCAAAGAATGAGCGGCGGCCCGTCTTGTGACTTGATCCGCTGAATGTTTCCAACAAAATCTGACCCGATCGCTTCGTGAGGGCCCCATTGGAGGCTCTCCGGATGGTGAGTTACAACATGTTTCGTTGCCGCATTTAAGCGGTCTCCCAAGGCACTTTGCGGCGCATTTGGCCACGAGCGAGACCAGATATCGTAGGTGTGTCGGCCAAGCAGCAGATCGAATGTCTCGCCCTGCGCAGCGAGAACTTCTTCTGCGCCTGCCGGTGTTCGATACCACGCTTTCCAATCACCATACGGAAAATTGGGGTCGACAGATTGCTGGATTACGCCATCCAGCGAGATGTGTTCGATGATTCTGAGTTTTCTCATTTCCGGCTCCTCGTTTCAGGTCCCAGACATTGTCTGGCACATTCATTTTGACCACACCTTGACCACGAACGGCGAAGAGAGAATTCGACGAAGCCGCAGGAAAGATTTTCCAAACATGGCGCTCCAATGAACGAGTACGGATGATGGTGGTAGAGCAATGAGTGCAATTTTGGAGTACCAGCGCGCAGGAACACGTCACGACTCCGCGGGGAGGAAGTCCAGGAGCGTCTTTGCAAGAAACTCCGGCTGCTCCTCTTGCACGAAGTGACCGCAGTTGGGCGCAGAAGCCGACTGGAGCTTAGGCGCTACTCGTTCAAACGACTTCGCCGTAAGTCCCTTCATGGAGTGGTCTCCATCAATCGCGAGCACTGGAAAGTTCCATGGTGGCGCAACCTCCTTACTAAAGAAGTCTTTGCACGCAGGCAGAGCGCGGTAGTACGCAAACCCTGCCTCCAGGCGTCCGGGGCGAGATTGGTCAGCGATGTAACGGTCGATGTCAACTTGAGGGAAAGCCTCTTTTTGAAAGACGAAGTCTCCAAAGGCGAACGCATTGAAAAACTCCTTTTCCTTGCCGGCAATCAGCAACTCCGCAAAGGGCGATGCCAGAAAGCCAAAGTGCCAGAAACTTGCAAACAGGTCTTCCAGGCCGAACCCGATCAAAGGTGACTCCATGACCACGAGCGCCGACACTTCATCCCGGTGCTTTGCAGCATAAGCGCTCACCACCTGAACCCCAAAGTCTTGTCCTACGAGACGGACTTTCGTAAAGCCGAGTGCCTTCACGAGTTCGTAGACATCATCCGCCACATCTTCTATTGAGAACGCCTCAGCCACTGAAGACTGCCCGGTCCCTCTGGTATCGGGTGCGATCACGGTAAACCTTTTGGCGAGCTCTGGCATGACCTTGCGCCAGGTCAACGAGGACTCAGGATATCCATGCACGAGCACCAGTGCGGGGCCCGCACCGGCCCTCAGATAGTGGATTTTCTGCCCGTGGACCTCAGCCACATTCTCTTCGACACCGGGCGGCAAATCGCCCCCCAAAGAACGCCCCTCTTTTGAGGTGCGGTGGGCGTTGGTCGTTGGAACCCGAAAGACCTCTGTGAACAGACCTGGCTCGGGGACACCGAACTCCGCAAGATACCCACGCGATTTTTGCGCTTCCGGATCATTGGTTACGGCTGCCTCAAACGCTTCTTTTGACTGCCAACCGGTCTCCACGAGAATGCGGCCATCTTCAACGCACTCCAGCACAGTCATGGCGACAAAACCTGCCTTGGACGCGAGCGCAGGCGCTTCCTTCTTCATTTGGTCAAGCAATGAGGCGCGCTTTGCAGCAGTTTCGGTCCGCCATACGTTGTAAAAGGTAATATCGCTCATAGTCCATCTCCTTTGTGGGTGCGGTTTGTATCGACAAGCGTCTGCGCCGTGCGGACGAGCAGAGATGCCGCCTCTCCCGGTTTGAAAATCTGAGAGCTCACAAACGCGCCATTGATGAGCAGCGCCATTTGGCCGGCCAATTCATCAGGGCGGGCCATGTTCATCTGCTCAGCGAGGCCTTGCAGTCGCTTTCGCATCTCGCGCTTGTGCGCAGCGGCCACCTTGCGCGCTGGATGGCCTGTTTCAGGGAATTCAGCAGCTACGTTAATCTGCGGACAGCCGCGATAATTGGAGCGCCCGACACGTTCCCCAATCCACGCAAGTTGACCATACAGCTCAGCCGCCGGCTCGGCTGCATATTGTCGCGCGACGCGGTCCCAGGTGGCCCAGAAGTCTTCGTCCTCTTGCTTTAAAAATGCAGCAACCAGATCGTCTTTCGTTTTGAAGAATCGGTATAGGCTCGTTT is drawn from Edaphobacter lichenicola and contains these coding sequences:
- a CDS encoding alpha/beta hydrolase family protein, which translates into the protein MDLNPKRSTVFVLGALMLGGLMTFPGAARAQTSDPNVSAHFAYDTSAALNLTEVSTRVQDGVIVRDITYTWSNGDIVPAYLIIPKAGGKFAGVVWGHWLMPGASNSNRDEFLQEAIALAPSGVVSLLVDSPQARPGFKPTPNSVLVAQQVVDLRRAVDLLLSRGDVDAKRIAYVGHSWDAGTGAILDALDKRLAAFVFMSGPQSMMEYVLTSDSPRMVPMRKTTDMAKVEQSMKVTSWSDPGSYADKLGPAPALFQYGLHDEEWVPLKDAKDYVAMASEPKTVKYYEADHALNAKATADRDAFLRKILAVTQ
- a CDS encoding VOC family protein, with product MLSLTPFLLFDGICEEAMQFYQFCFGGDLTLTRLGNTPMKAQFSPEQHHKITYAHLQSGNVEFSATDWLHPIHQRQLGNTTAMYVTGDSLDELSPIFEKLREGADQEFLVELREMTFGFYGRFTDRYGVEWYFRGGRKS
- a CDS encoding DoxX family protein, which produces MLVKAYYLLFGLFASSWVFCLIIEGAKLTATLQTREFFAALGWGQWFRYFTGFLDVTGSVLLFVPRQTAWGALMLTCSVGAASLVCLFILRQYGAAAPLLFTALALTLAWLTRPRPKAKVEGLAA
- a CDS encoding dihydrofolate reductase family protein; the protein is MRKLRIIEHISLDGVIQQSVDPNFPYGDWKAWYRTPAGAEEVLAAQGETFDLLLGRHTYDIWSRSWPNAPQSALGDRLNAATKHVVTHHPESLQWGPHEAIGSDFVGNIQRIKSQDGPPLILWGSSSLTSALLEHELAEEVFLIVYPALLGTGKRLFAEGTPPRSFELVSTKSIPSGVIFSLYNLAGPLKTE
- a CDS encoding alpha/beta fold hydrolase, which encodes MSDITFYNVWRTETAAKRASLLDQMKKEAPALASKAGFVAMTVLECVEDGRILVETGWQSKEAFEAAVTNDPEAQKSRGYLAEFGVPEPGLFTEVFRVPTTNAHRTSKEGRSLGGDLPPGVEENVAEVHGQKIHYLRAGAGPALVLVHGYPESSLTWRKVMPELAKRFTVIAPDTRGTGQSSVAEAFSIEDVADDVYELVKALGFTKVRLVGQDFGVQVVSAYAAKHRDEVSALVVMESPLIGFGLEDLFASFWHFGFLASPFAELLIAGKEKEFFNAFAFGDFVFQKEAFPQVDIDRYIADQSRPGRLEAGFAYYRALPACKDFFSKEVAPPWNFPVLAIDGDHSMKGLTAKSFERVAPKLQSASAPNCGHFVQEEQPEFLAKTLLDFLPAES
- a CDS encoding TetR/AcrR family transcriptional regulator, encoding MTKKVEAPAQAVKERILATACALFYQRGVRAVGVDLIVEKADVAKTSLYRFFKTKDDLVAAFLKQEDEDFWATWDRVARQYAAEPAAELYGQLAWIGERVGRSNYRGCPQINVAAEFPETGHPARKVAAAHKREMRKRLQGLAEQMNMARPDELAGQMALLINGAFVSSQIFKPGEAASLLVRTAQTLVDTNRTHKGDGL